In Desulfobotulus mexicanus, a genomic segment contains:
- a CDS encoding MarR family winged helix-turn-helix transcriptional regulator, whose amino-acid sequence MDDKRLFYLIHRVHGKLIHGLDQFLWDRLQVTSAQLMALFYIRDHDGCLLKDLGEGIQLKSSGITGLVRRMEKNGLISRKTCPHDGRGFRIYISPEGERIASGAMPMVAALNGMIHEGFSVEEMETVFRFLNTLLERVSGDLFSGLGQGGQDNGGSGPAA is encoded by the coding sequence ATGGATGACAAGCGGCTTTTTTATCTGATCCATCGTGTGCATGGCAAACTTATTCATGGGCTGGATCAGTTTTTATGGGACAGGCTTCAGGTAACCAGTGCCCAGCTCATGGCTCTTTTTTATATCCGGGACCATGACGGCTGTCTGCTCAAAGATCTGGGCGAGGGAATTCAACTGAAAAGCTCCGGCATTACAGGTCTTGTAAGGCGCATGGAAAAAAACGGGTTGATCAGTAGAAAAACCTGTCCCCATGACGGCAGGGGATTTCGTATCTATATCAGCCCGGAAGGTGAGAGGATTGCATCAGGTGCTATGCCCATGGTGGCTGCCCTGAACGGGATGATCCATGAAGGTTTTTCAGTAGAGGAGATGGAAACGGTTTTTCGTTTTCTCAACACACTCCTTGAACGTGTGTCAGGGGATCTGTTTTCCGGTCTGGGGCAGGGGGGGCAGGATAACGGCGGGAGTGGTCCCGCCGCATGA